A DNA window from Gigantopelta aegis isolate Gae_Host chromosome 4, Gae_host_genome, whole genome shotgun sequence contains the following coding sequences:
- the LOC121372164 gene encoding E3 ubiquitin-protein ligase RNF8-like: protein MLYLTIQNPIVFPMAYEHLPCLQRIGDNVKKYRLLLLETDKVTIGRSPEVTHCLLSVMISRCHCILNKNPDSSWTITDNKSLNGVFVNGEKLVAQEPHKLSEGDTIQLGISTSPSKAPEFLYKFFSSVKIKRQRPKSSSDSEPKSKRLKSSRTTEDENKTKSTQPESDSHVSSSQPDLEDGKDVTKRLCGDQVDGRSPYKKYKEQLRDNEERQAEEMRRIQERMLEMQNQLKEKEEEQARMQEELSKEKQEREAQAVTLSELKKQEEKLKQEMLQKQEALLKEKVETERLIREELETQLKSREDELMDHLKVQREALLSEKQRVEERLQNEMAKALEEKDKLLETELLQQKEQLDKVLEKKELEQKVLESQLLDTKAESEKQKESVLQAREDVLSNFAELMETELQCSICNELFVQATSLNCSHAFCALCIANWMKRKKECPICRAPVTSHMRSIVLDSYIDAMSEHLSDEMKEKRKELVQARKEEQAKFDEENRVQEPGPSGGRGRGRGRVRGQARVRGAARGGPGGSRHSERLIVVESDDSELLTDDSENDNSDSGSVSGESDSYYGGYGRCYTCGALGHWANGCPLN from the exons ATGCTGtatttaacaatacaaaatcctaTTGTATTTCCAATGGCTTATGAACACTTACCTTGTTTGCAGCGAATTGGGGATAATGTAAAAAAGTATCGTCTTCTCTTACTAGAAACCGATAAG GTAACAATTGGTCGATCTCCAGAGGTGACACATTGTTTGCTGTCTGTTATGATTTCACGATGTCACTGCATTCTCAATAAAAATCCTGATTCATCTTGGACAATAACCGATAACAAG AGTTTGAATGGAGTGTTTGTAAATGGTGAGAAACTTGTTGCCCAAGAACCCCATAAACTGTCAGAAGGCGATACCATACAGCTTGGAATATCCACCTCTCCATCAAAAGCTCCCGAGTTCTTATACAAATTTTTCTCATCCGTGAAAATCAAACGACAGAGACCGAAATCTTCAAGTGACTCTGAACCGAAATCCAAGAGACTGAAAAGTAGTCGGACTACAGAAGATGAAAACAAAACCAAGTCCACACAGCCGGAGAGCGATTCCCATGTTTCCAGTTCGCAACCGGATCTGGAAGATGGTAAAGATGTGACAAAGCGTCTGTGTGGAGATCAAGTGGACGGCAGGTCTCCCTACAAGAAGTACAAGGAGCAGCTGAGAGACAACGAAGAGAGGCAAGCGGAGGAGATGAGGAGGATCCAGGAGCGGATGCTGGAGATGCAGAACCAGCtgaaggagaaggaggaggagcaGGCGAGGATGCAGGAGGAGCTGAGCAAGGAGAAACAGGAGCGGGAGGCCCAGGCTGTGACACTGAGCGAACTCAAGAAGCAGGAGGAGAAGCTGAAGCAGGAGATGCTACAGAAACAG GAAGCTTTATTAAAAGAGAAAGTAGAAACGGAAAGACTAATTCGTGAGGAACTTGAGACGCAGTTGAAGAGTCGCGAGGATGAGCTGATGGATCACCTCAAAGTGCAGCGAGAAGCTCTTCTCTCGGAAAAACAGCGGGTGGAGGAGAGACTGCAGAATGAAATGGCGAAGGCTCTTGAAGAGAAAGATAAACTGTTGGAAACAGAATTGTTACAGCAAAAG GAGCAGCTTGACAAGGTTCTGGAGAAGAAGgagctggagcagaaggtattGGAGAGTCAGCTGCTGGACACGAAGGCGGAGAGTGAGAAACAGAAGGAGAGCGTTCTGCAGGCGCGCGAAGACGTCCTGTCCAACTTCGCCGAGCTCATGGAGACTGAGCTGCAGTGCAGCATTTGTAACGAACTTTTTGTCCAG gCGACATCTCTGAACTGCTCACATGCATTTTGTGCCTTGTGTATCGCAAACTGgatgaaaagaaagaaggagTGTCCGATCTGCCGTGCCCCGGTCACGTCACACATGAGGTCGATAGTTCTTGACAGCTATATCGATGCAATGTCCGAACACCTCAGTGACGAGATGAAAGAGAAGCGAAAAGAACTAGTCCAGGCAAGAAAAG AGGAGCAGGCAAAGTTTGATGAAGAAAACAGAGTACAGGAGCCTGGACCGTCGGGTGGTAGAGGGAGGGGGCGGGGGCGGGTGCGGGGCCAGGCTCGAGTTAGAGGAGCCGCCCGTGGTGGCCCAGGTGGCTCACGGCACTCAGAACGTCTCATTGTTGTGGAGAGTGATGATTCCGAGTTGTTGACTGACGACAGTGAAAATGACAACAGTGACAGTGGCAGTGTTAGTGGAGAGAGTGACTCCTATTATGGTGGATATGGAAGATGCTATACATGTG GTGCTCTTGGTCATTGGGCAAATGGATGTCCTTTAAATTAG
- the LOC121372165 gene encoding ubiquitin-like protein FUBI: MMQLFVRATQTHTLDVTGAETVQHVKAYVSEKEGFDSDDILVLSGGHPLENDVLLSTLENLSTLDIEIPLLGGKVHGSLARAGKVRGQTPKVEKQEKKKAKTGRAKRRMQYNRRFVNVVATFGRRRGPNART, encoded by the exons ATGATGCAGCTGTTTGTTCGTGCAACGCAGACCCACACCCTTGACGTAACAGGCGCCGAGACTGTTCAGCATGTCAAG GCATACGTGAGTGAAAAGGAAGGTTTTGACAGTGATGACATCCTTGTTCTCTCTGGTGGGCACCCTCTGGAGAATGATGTTCTGCTTTCTACCCTGGAGAACCTGTCTACATTAGACATTGAAATCCCTTTGCTTGGAG GTAAAGTCCACGGGTCCCTCGCTCGTGCAGGGAAGGTTCGAGGACAGACGCCAAAG gTGGAAAAACAAGAGAAGAAGAAGGCAAAGACTGGCCGTGCTAAACGCCGAATGCAGTACAACAGGCGATTCGTGAATGTTGTCGCCACATTTGGCAGGCGCAGAGGACCAAATGCCAGAACATAA
- the LOC121370882 gene encoding ras-related protein Rab-13-like → MSTKMYDSLIRLLLVGDTGVGKTCLICRYAHDQFSNDHVSTIGVDFKVRTIEIDGQTVKVQIWDTAGQERFEAITKQFYRRAQGVMVVYDITNQTSFLSLPKWMAYIKQFAKEDAVLMLVGNKNDKETKRQIEYKQGQQFARENGLQFFETSAKSKEHLERAFNAICKEILFVQNQRPPSEATSSENTSVQIEVNGDVNNSDTTQLVGDEGKAVGRWQCCYIL, encoded by the exons ATGTCTACAAAGATGTATGACAGCTTGATTCGCCTTCTTCTTGTTGGCGACACAGGAGTCGGAAAGACATGTTTAATTTGTCGTTATGCACATGACCAGTTCAGTAATGACCATGTGTCAACCATTG GTGTTGATTTTAAGGTCAGGACTATTGAAATTGATGGTCAGACAGTCAAAGTACAGATTTG ggaCACTGCTGGTCAAGAAAGATTTGAAGCAATCACAAAGCAGTTTTATCGCAGAGCtcaa gGAGTAATGGTTGTTTATGATATAACCAACCAGACTTCTTTCCTGTCATTACCCAAATGGATGGCATATATCAAACAG TTTGCCAAGGAAGATGCTGTGTTAATGTTAGTAGGAAACAAAAATGACAAGGAAACAAAAAGacaaattgaatataaacaGGGTCAACAG tttgctCGGGAGAATGGATTACAGTTTTTTGAAACAAGTGCTAAAAGCAAAGAACATCTAGAAAGG GCTTTTAATGCAATTTGCAAGGAGATTCTCTTCGTTCAGAACCAGCGCCCACCGTCCGAAGCTACGAGCAGTGAAAACACTTCGGTACAGATAGAAGTGAACGGTGATGTGAACAACTCGGACACCACTCAACTGGTGGGGGATGAGGGAAAAGCTGTGGGACGATGGCAGTGCTGCTATATACTATAG